The Ipomoea triloba cultivar NCNSP0323 chromosome 14, ASM357664v1 region ttgtcctaaatttataggtgaccgtctacttttaatttttttttttatcagaatatccacatttgattttagtattattgtggcatgaccattttttatcatccatcaataaaattgttaaaatgttGTTACAATTATTTACTTACAAATATACTCggtaacattattaccgtcaactGGTACTTTCATGGAGAGTCAGATATAAACTCTCAAGTAGTCTATCACATACACCCATCTTTCTAGAAACAAATTGAAGCAATGGCACGGTCTAGATCAAGCAACGCTCATGGTTCCCGCAACTGCAATCCCAATGGCAACGCTAGTGGATGCGCTTGATCGATGAATTCATGTGATCTCTACAACCAACTCAATAACAGTCGTGTCTGGGGCAACAAGGGCCCTGAGCACCAGCTCCACCTGTGGACCTCCAAGCAAGTAGCCATGCAATTCAATAAGCATTACGTAGCGCTGACCCACATGGTGACAGGATTGCAAAATCTAGTTCCTCCGCCGCTACCCCAAGGCAAAGTTGAGGTGATGTCATCGCGGCGGGAAAGAACCCAACGACGAAGAGGAACGAGTGCGATGGGCAGCCAACCCCGCTCCCATCCAGGGGCTATGAGCCAAGCAAGGTTACTGTACGAAAGTAAGAGATGAATGTGTTCAAAGTGGAGGGTCGGATGAATAACTTGCTGGTTCCAAATCAGTCCTAGAATGGTTGGGCGAGAGTGTGTTGGTCCGGAAGAGATTAAGGCCACAGCTAAAGGCCAAGGTTTTATCTACCCAAGGACCGCACTAGGATAGAACTAGGACAGTGGAGGAGGCAGAGCAGTCGTGACGGTAAAAAATAGTGGATAAGTCCGGTGGACACTATATTTTTtccattatcattttttttatatataactttatGTGATTTATCTCCACTTaggaaaatccaaatatattttGACCTAATCCAAATCATTACTGGAATCATTTGAAATCATGTCTCAAAATGCCTACTTAGGTAACAATTTATTCCAAAATTTTAACACTTCTATAAACATAGTAGAAAGCTAAGTTACTtaattaaaactatttttatagTGTTTGAATCAATATATATAAGGCAAGGAGTGGCGCCACTcggtcgttatactgtggaccatggatcatggttgatactgcagttgtgttgaattgatactgcagttgtgttgaaaggatattgcagttgtgttgaaagggaactgtagttgcgcgaAACAAAGGTCGTGACATTCATctggaattgcagttgtgttgaacggatactgcagttgtgttgaatggatactgcagttgtgttgaacagatgaatGACCTCTGTTATGTacaactgcagttttctttcaacacaactgcaatatccgttcaatataactacagtatTAGCTAtgatgcattgtggaccatggtccaccatataatttgcgcctCCCTGTCCCAAGCAGAGATGGGAAAGCTTTCGTAATCCTTCCCCGGCCCATACCAAAAATATATCATCTTCCTTAGTTTTGTCGAAGCGATGAATTAGATTCCCTAAACATTTAGGTCTAAATTGTCATTCTTAACAACTactcataaatatattttaagcaATATAATATCATActaaaactatattaaaaatatataagtatgcATAATAGtattaaatcattcaaaatattCAATCATACTTAAGTTAAATTGAAGAGAACCGAATACATAAAAACACCCGTGAGAaccaaatacataaaaatattatactattaaaattttttcacATTAAAAAGATTTCACCGTAAAAGAGAAAAGATCACtatctctaatttttttaaaggaaaaaaataaaaataaaaaaacacttGGTATAAATGAATGTGTAGTGTAATATACACGTTAAGTCGTTAAGATATTATGACATTTTGATATATCGTGAGTGTATAGATTTAGATTATACTTGTATATATtattgagcatgaataaatgaatGTATGACAACCACGAATTGAAAAGATCTTGAAGAGATTATCACAACTCTTTAACTGAcgtatttatataataatattttataaagttttgtcTATTTTCATTAGGTGAATGATTTTTCAAACAACTAGACATGAATGACATGTGTTTGGTATTTCAATTGATTGatcggatttttttttctttatatatatttattgtatcAGTTATCATGTAGGTCAAGTTCTGATTTggttttggtaaaaaaaaataaaaaattcatttgaaTCTATCTATTAAATGAGATAGCTCATACACAATTCAAGAAGGTAAttggtgaaaaaaaaatcatgtttgGTGGATAAAATATTTCACTAAAAGTTTTATCAAATGATAGTTTCGTTCATTGCTAATGTATTAATTGATTGAGTTATGTTATTTtttcaattgatgaatttatcTTTTAATATTCACTCTTTGACGTTtgtaataaaattctttatatttattaatatattaagaCATGAATATTAGAAACATAACTAGTTAATTTAAATGGGATTTTGTCACGCCTCGAAAACAGAGCGTAACCCAGTCGTATTACTATGACAAATAGAATCGTTATGATAGGAAGCTtgctaaaataaatatatcatttatgacgtgtttggaaagtagaaaaatgacttctggaaaatattttttgaagaataagtcattttccagaaaacattttcatcttccatgtttggttgcattccagAAAATTGTATTAGTGTGgttggttcattttttggaaaatgagcataattatttttaattttaaaattttaaaatatacaatggtggtggtggtggtggtgggggtggTGGAGGCTGTGCGAGAGGAGGGGGCGATTGGCTGCTTCACTGCTGcaaacggaaaatgacttccctccAAAAAATGTGAAGGcatttttcagaaaatcccTTTTGTTTTTCATTGATCACACCCTTATTTTCTATTGACTTCCATTTTCTCCTCTAGCCAAACACtaaaaacccggaaaatgatttacaaaaaaatcattttccaaacacacccttacaaGATAAACCAAATGACTTTTTGGTCATAGTAAAGTTCCTTCTCCCAAAAATTTGGAAGtataatatacacatttaaGCATCGAGACATGCATAGTCTAAATTTACAACATGAAATTCAAGATCATACTATAGACACTAAtattctacaaaaaaaaaaaacaaaaaacaaaaaacaaaacaaaaagagtcTACCATTATCACAAAACACTAGGCTAATACCCTAGGGTCTGACTTCACCTTCAACCCTAAAATGTAACCTCCCTTTTCTTAACCTCAATcaacaaattaatttgaaaacatGACACACACGAATGAACTCAATAGCTTAGTACGTCATTTAGCACTTCTCTACCAAATCAAGCATAGagaataaagagaataaaaaataaataaatgtacataACATAAgatgtaaaaaagaaaaaaaaaagtaaaagcttttgtattctaaatttctaataccAAGATATCGTATGCGATTATTAATTCAAGAGTTTCTTTTAAGTCATGAATAACAGATGCTcgaatatcaaaaaaaaaatcctatgtAGCTAGCTCaattaccaaaaatatatataatatagaacTAGCTCACCATTTTACTTTGAGAACTATTATACTCAAAGCACTGGCCGCCAAGATCAACTAAGGAAATTACACTAGTCAAGGGTAGCAAAGCTACTGActaaaataaaggaaatataTGTTCCAAATTAAGGATGGCAAGACCACCAATTCAAAATCAATGAACCATTCCAATACAAGGCTGGTTAGACCACCAATATGATTAATACCTTCAAATATATATcaagttttcaaaatttcattagaaatgAAGTAATACTTTATCATACAAAATGTGCCCATATTCAAGAATAGCTTCAATAATTTGTAGTTACTTAAGATATGACATATAGGTTACGATGAGTAAATAAGTGCTAAGTTTCTTTACTTTAGTAAGCTTTTAAGCATTAAAATTCACTTAAACACTAATAATCTTCACCGTCACCTCATGACCTTGTCAAGGACAAGTGAGACATGCGGATATGTCTCAGTTATTTTCCCGAATTTCTCCTCTTTCTCCACCACTAGGTTCTAGGGTTCAATAATATAGTGTGATCATATTTCACCCTATTGGACTTCTCAAATTTGAAGATATGCAATTATTATTGAGCCCAAGAAAACACAAAAGCCCGATAAAAACTTAaccaattaaattatatttggccctaagaagaaaaagacataAAAATATCTagttagactttttttttttttttttttaaatttcccaAATTGAAAATTGGTCATCACTCTTATTCTAAATTATAATCAAAATATGCGTCACCATTTGGtgaagtgtttgataaaatacaTTTAACAAAGTCCTTGGTCAAAGTTatataaattaagaaaatgttatCTTACAcatgctgatttttttttttgagtactactgactctgttacaatgtagtatatgttcataactactttctcaacctattgaaacacaaagagtcaacaattacctccactgaggctcgaacccactcccatcatccatatgaaagtgttaaccgggacacctgGTGCTACTAGACTACAAAGTCTTTGGCTGCACATGCTGATTTGGTTTCACAGCCATTAATAATTTGAGTAGTCCTTGACATTCATTATATTAACTATTCatgacttaattaatttttatcatgaattaattaaattgtttcTCAAAGGCTGAATCTTCAATCCTAAGAGCACCATGCATGTTTCGGCCCGACAAATTACTTAGGAGGAGGCTAAACCTTTATTCACTGCACACAATGAATCCCTTACTTTGAAAGGTTACTCTCAAAATACAACCAGCATAAGAGTTGTTTGGAGACGGGTCATTCAAAAACTGACAAAATAATAAGCAATCAGATCCAATAgtcacattttcaaaaaaaataaaataaaatcaataatcacATGTCGCTAGCCTTTCTCGATAGCCCACAATAAAGTTTCtgacatttaaatttagttcattggttattgtgtgtttttttcttttttcttttttggcatTTGAATCTAATATTAGTCCAATTTGATTTTCaactattcatttttagtactttattaaaattaaaaatagctTATTTTATAACTataagagatattttaaattatgcTAAATTTAAACATGAtgataaaaaatttttaaaatgcaaAAATTGATAGACCAGAGTTGAGATTAGCAATACAACAACTTTCTTATTAAGAACTGACATCTCGTATAAAGAACCTAAAATTTAGAAAAGGTAAAAAAgtcaagaaaaaaatattattagaagCTATATATCAAAAGGAGTAGTTAAGTGAGTGAAACATGATTCTTATATCACAAGTGGCGGGGCAGGCCGGCTTGCTGCCTGTTTTAACCGCTCTAAATCCCCTTTAAGTTCGAAATTAGATCGGATGTGTCGCGCACCACttaaattctttaaaagttttaattaccCTCTGATCTATAATTAACCGTACTCAATTGTAATTCAGAGATTGACCAATGCAACTTGATTAACGAGATCAGAATATGTTTGAAGATAAAAACGTTTTACCCTATGTACATCAATACTAGTACATAAAATTTGTGGCTATCTAattaagtagaaaaaaaaaatctgggaacgaacaaaatcaaatcaaatcacgGTGGCAGAAATGGGCGCATTATTACTGTTGATACTATTCATCTGGGTAGTCTGATAAACAGGCAAACCAGTTGAATAGTAATCCAATAATTCCCTGTTTGGCAAATCAAACAGATCAGAGCTCGAATCACTATCCGTCCCTCGATCATAATCCTCCTCAATTTTTCTCTCTTCAGTCTCTTCCGATGGATATTCATCTGCCCAGTGATGAATAACGCTCCTCCTCTCTGAATTAATCCCACTGCTGATGAACTTAAACATGTTTTCTGGGTTTTGTTTATCCTTGCATGAGTTCTTGGGATATGGAGGGGGTGTTCTAAACCCAGAATTTGAAGATGCAGAATTGTTATTATGATTGTAAACAGTGTTTGATGGGTTTTTCTTTCCGTAGAGTTCACTTAAGCTGCTTCTTCTCCTCCTAATCCACCCAGATGGGGTTTGAGAATCTTCATTATTTGTGTTGGagtttaatttcttcttcttcttagaGGTGTTTTTTTGGTTGAAGAGGGAGTTCAAGAAGCTGGCTAGTTTCCCTCCTGGAGAGCTTGGAATTGGGTGCTTACACTTGCCTTTCATGGCGGCTGCAGGCTTTTCCATTTGTGAAGGATGCAGTGATGATGTGCCTGTTTGGAGGGGAGGgtaacatttatttaattaagttattgaagcaattatatttaaattaaataaaccaTACCCTTTACATGTAAAACAAAGATTATGAATTAGTAAGCAAAACTAAGCTACTTAATTGGGAAACTTTTTGTGTCATTTGTGCTGTCTCATCTGATGTGACAGGACAAAAGACGAAATTATCAATATTTGTTAGGCGGGAGCCGTAAGAGTCAAGTCTAGCACCATGTGACTAAATGGATTATTGAAAGGAGGCCGGTAGAGAGCCAAATTAAGCACATTGGCTCTTGAAAATGTGTAGCGcgtgatataaaaaaaataaagttacgtcTTTGCTTCTAACTATAGCTTTTGGCTTAGTGGTAAGCATTTGATCCTAAAAATAGTATCAGAATCCGATCACGGGAACTGGTTGGTGCTGGGAgaggattgttgggcagaggccggtaaagggctAAGTCCAGCATCTTGACTTTCGAAAAGTCACGGGAATTGACTCATGCTGGGTGAAGATTGTTGGGAGGAAGCCGATAAAGAGTCAAGTCCAGCATCCTGACTTTCGAAAAGTCACGGGAAGGGTGCTGGGAAAGGATTGTTGGACAAAGAccggtaaagggccaagtccaacattTTGAATTTCGAAAATGTGTGACCCTATAAGGAAATAAGCAATCAAGGCTGGCAGGCCAGGTGTGCTTTTGACGTAGTGGTAAGCGTTCGATCCTAAGAGAATATGTATTCGATTGTGAGTACCTATTCCCATAATGGCATTTTGTTTGAATTAGTTACCATAACAGAggactatatataattatgaaatataatgtACCAAATGGGGTGGAAGAAAGTTTGATGGCTGGCACAGGAGGCATGTCAAGGCTCATTCTTCCACTTCTCCAGGCTTGATTGTTGCAGCCCTGTCTAAGAAGCTTGTGGCAATTGGAAACTTGATGATGATCATTGGCTCCAGCAAAATAGTTTGCAGCCTCAAAGACATCAAGCTCTCCTGACTCATTTCTCCAGTGGAACAATTTCTTGGACATTTTCTGATGACCTTCAATTCTTAGTGTCCTATAAGTATAGGTATGAATGTATGTGTGAAATGAAAGGTACAGATAGAGCTGAGATGTGTAATATGATTGTGTGCCTGCTATATATAGATCAGAGGGAGATAGAGCAAGGGGGGTGGGTGAGGGTTTAAAATGATAGAATTGTGAGGTTATGATCTTATGGATATGAATAAAGTGGGAGGAAGAGAGCAGTTGAAATGATTGTGATTAATTGATGGTAGGGTCACTACTTATCTATGTATGGGATTCATTGGGTTATTATCAGCAATAAATGATAAAAGGTGTATCAGTATAAATATTGGATGATTTTACAATgctaataactattataaataaaaataagtaataatttctttttagaatgaaatagtaattttattttaactatttacACAAATGTTACCATTCCAATAGTTTACATTTTTActattcattttttctttttggaaaatGGTGAAATAACTATGCCCTAAACTTTATtcgaaaaatcaattagatccttaaatttttaaaaggtgtAGTTAAGCCCATTCCTGGGACTAACACCGACGATTGTTGAATGGTTGTCAATTGCCTTTCAATAAGGTGACCAATAGACGGTATTCTTTGGCAGAACAAGTCGACTTGCTACTCGCCTTCTCCAACTTGAGAAGGTGACCAATGACCGTTCAGCAGTCGGCCGTCACTGGTGTTAGTCCT contains the following coding sequences:
- the LOC116004155 gene encoding protein BIG GRAIN 1-like E; translation: MSKKLFHWRNESGELDVFEAANYFAGANDHHQVSNCHKLLRQGCNNQAWRSGRMSLDMPPVPAIKLSSTPFGTSSLHPSQMEKPAAAMKGKCKHPIPSSPGGKLASFLNSLFNQKNTSKKKKKLNSNTNNEDSQTPSGWIRRRRSSLSELYGKKNPSNTVYNHNNNSASSNSGFRTPPPYPKNSCKDKQNPENMFKFISSGINSERRSVIHHWADEYPSEETEERKIEEDYDRGTDSDSSSDLFDLPNRELLDYYSTGLPVYQTTQMNSINSNNAPISATVI